The Chryseobacterium aureum genome contains a region encoding:
- a CDS encoding glycosyltransferase: MSQFVHVIMTRFNVPTKGWDETRSGFKPLTEEWLDDRFKLFRKYVLPSYKDQTNQNYIWLTFFDVKTSEKFRNIIKEIEAEYPVFKAVFVEDFDVMKTRAVEIIPQFFNSDTKFVITSELDNDDMLHKDYVKTVQEHFKPVHDLVIDLRRGFQLTMLPGRKAVVTVYNAVANPFVSLAESVDNFKTVLKERAHNCYRDYKHFSVEDTKEMYIQIIHQFNMMNATFKHKAVSDVNFSEFGMTKDTDFTIDSFKTTKHNISRIPYVMKLILKKFIK, from the coding sequence ATGAGTCAGTTTGTACATGTGATAATGACAAGATTCAATGTTCCTACAAAAGGCTGGGACGAAACCCGTTCAGGCTTCAAACCCCTTACAGAAGAATGGCTGGATGATCGTTTTAAATTGTTCAGAAAATATGTTCTTCCTTCCTATAAAGACCAAACCAATCAGAATTATATCTGGCTTACTTTTTTTGATGTCAAAACTTCAGAAAAATTCAGGAATATTATCAAAGAAATAGAAGCAGAATACCCTGTCTTCAAAGCTGTTTTCGTGGAAGATTTTGATGTAATGAAAACCAGAGCTGTAGAAATTATTCCGCAGTTCTTCAATTCTGACACAAAATTTGTGATTACCAGTGAACTGGATAATGATGATATGCTTCACAAAGATTATGTAAAAACGGTACAGGAACACTTCAAACCGGTTCATGATCTTGTTATTGATTTAAGAAGAGGATTCCAGCTCACTATGCTGCCGGGTCGTAAAGCCGTAGTCACCGTTTATAATGCTGTTGCCAATCCGTTTGTAAGTCTGGCAGAAAGTGTAGATAATTTTAAAACCGTTCTGAAAGAAAGAGCACACAACTGTTATCGGGATTATAAGCATTTTTCTGTAGAAGACACTAAAGAAATGTATATACAGATCATTCATCAGTTTAATATGATGAATGCAACGTTTAAGCATAAAGCCGTTTCTGACGTGAATTTTTCAGAATTTGGAATGACAAAAGACACCGATTTTACCATAGACAGT
- a CDS encoding glycosyltransferase family 2 protein: MKNKISIIVPCFNHAEFLEECIQSVKDQSYTNWECIIVDDGSTDDTAVVAKKLENDKIRYIYQENRGLSGARNTGIRNATGDYILPLDSDDTLNPLALEKMIAVFDQNPDTLIVFSDTVTFGHTHKKSNLQEKFTLKELLLGNKLYCTSMFAKKYFDEGIAYDEKLRHGFEDWEFWIQLISAHREQPVTKIDYVVFNYRSHPETSMIKEIIGNNDKKEFIYHAVYEKHKALFHEFFPSYIALLNRKTFYEKKLENIYSSKPYRIYNFIKNLFK, encoded by the coding sequence ATGAAAAATAAAATTTCCATAATAGTTCCCTGTTTTAATCATGCAGAATTTCTGGAAGAGTGTATACAGTCTGTTAAAGACCAATCCTACACCAACTGGGAATGTATTATTGTAGACGATGGTTCTACCGATGATACAGCAGTTGTTGCCAAAAAACTTGAAAATGATAAAATACGCTATATCTATCAGGAAAACCGGGGACTTTCCGGCGCCCGGAATACAGGGATCAGAAATGCTACAGGAGACTATATTCTTCCTTTAGATTCTGATGATACCCTTAATCCGCTGGCTTTAGAAAAAATGATTGCGGTTTTTGATCAGAATCCGGATACATTAATTGTATTTTCTGACACCGTTACCTTTGGCCACACCCATAAAAAATCTAATCTTCAGGAAAAATTTACACTCAAAGAATTACTTTTGGGAAATAAATTATATTGCACCTCCATGTTTGCCAAAAAATACTTTGATGAAGGTATTGCGTATGATGAAAAATTAAGACACGGATTTGAAGACTGGGAGTTTTGGATACAGCTTATCTCCGCGCATAGAGAACAGCCTGTAACAAAAATTGACTATGTTGTTTTCAATTACAGATCCCATCCGGAAACCTCAATGATCAAAGAAATCATTGGCAACAATGATAAGAAGGAGTTTATTTACCATGCTGTATACGAAAAACATAAAGCACTTTTTCATGAATTTTTCCCAAGCTATATTGCTCTTCTGAACAGAAAGACGTTTTATGAGAAAAAGCTGGAGAATATATACAGCAGTAAACCATACAGAATCTATAACTTTATAAAAAATTTATTTAAATGA
- a CDS encoding NAD-dependent epimerase/dehydratase family protein, with the protein MIIGNGILANAVRSYDREDVLFFASGVSNSLEKNPTEFEREIRLLKSALEEFPDKKLIYFSTCSIYDPTKKDSPYVIHKLNAEKLIADTCKNFIIFRIGNAVGRGGNPNTLINFLKNAILSENKFILHNNAKRILIGTDDIALFIKQYIDEFNNEIINLTYPYQYSLPEILSQLEEYLDKKAVYENVDEGSYYTIEFNPITETFFTGISSEDYLRRLFSAYL; encoded by the coding sequence ATGATTATTGGTAATGGAATTCTGGCAAACGCCGTAAGATCCTATGACAGAGAAGATGTATTATTTTTTGCATCAGGAGTTTCCAATTCTCTGGAAAAAAATCCCACAGAATTCGAAAGGGAAATCAGGCTCTTAAAATCCGCTTTAGAAGAATTCCCAGATAAAAAACTGATTTACTTCTCAACCTGCAGTATCTATGATCCCACCAAAAAAGACAGCCCATATGTCATTCATAAACTTAATGCGGAAAAACTGATTGCCGATACATGTAAGAATTTCATTATTTTCAGAATCGGAAATGCAGTAGGCCGTGGAGGAAATCCTAACACCCTGATCAATTTTCTTAAAAATGCGATACTGTCTGAAAATAAATTTATCTTACATAACAATGCAAAAAGAATTCTTATTGGTACAGACGATATTGCTTTATTTATAAAACAGTATATTGATGAATTTAATAATGAGATTATCAATCTTACCTATCCCTATCAGTATTCTCTTCCTGAGATTCTTTCCCAGCTGGAAGAATATCTGGATAAAAAAGCAGTGTATGAAAATGTGGATGAAGGTTCTTATTATACCATTGAGTTCAATCCCATTACAGAAACTTTTTTTACAGGAATTTCTTCTGAAGACTATTTACGAAGATTATTCTCAGCCTATTTATAA
- a CDS encoding glycosyltransferase family 2 protein, producing the protein MSKFSVLIANYNNGHFFEKCIQSLVAQTETDWEAAILDDGSVDDSLEVIKKITGDDPRFKIHQNDRNRGIGYTKRKLIELAEAELCGFLDPDDALAPHALDIVIKTHRDYPEVGLVYSNLIFCDEHLHPKSVHKGKQITELDESYFNFNGEISHFATLKKRIYEKTSGIDQFLKIAEDKDWYMKMCEAAPVKYIDEDLYLYRIHNNGISTTKNTEKALYWHWVALIKMAERRNINIEDLFVQNYVPRNKYQYSLDKLERIKNSRWAQLGNRLGLFKIFKYL; encoded by the coding sequence ATGAGTAAATTCAGTGTACTTATCGCCAACTATAACAACGGACATTTTTTTGAAAAATGTATCCAAAGCTTGGTGGCTCAGACGGAAACCGACTGGGAGGCAGCCATTCTGGACGATGGCTCTGTTGATGATTCTCTTGAAGTAATAAAAAAGATCACAGGAGATGATCCCCGGTTTAAAATTCACCAGAATGACAGAAACAGAGGCATAGGATATACCAAAAGAAAACTGATAGAGCTTGCAGAAGCAGAGCTGTGCGGCTTTCTGGATCCTGATGATGCTTTAGCTCCCCATGCACTGGACATTGTTATAAAAACTCACCGGGATTACCCTGAGGTAGGCCTGGTTTATTCTAATCTGATATTTTGTGATGAACACCTTCATCCGAAATCCGTACATAAAGGAAAACAGATTACAGAGCTTGATGAATCTTATTTTAATTTCAATGGTGAAATTTCACATTTTGCCACACTGAAAAAAAGAATCTACGAAAAAACATCCGGCATTGATCAGTTTTTAAAAATTGCAGAAGATAAAGACTGGTACATGAAAATGTGCGAGGCCGCTCCCGTGAAATACATTGATGAGGACCTGTATTTATACAGAATTCACAATAACGGAATCTCCACTACAAAAAATACGGAAAAAGCGCTGTACTGGCATTGGGTAGCCCTTATAAAAATGGCAGAAAGAAGAAATATTAATATTGAAGACCTGTTTGTGCAGAACTATGTTCCAAGAAACAAATATCAATATTCCCTTGATAAACTTGAGCGCATAAAGAATTCAAGATGGGCACAGCTGGGAAACAGACTCGGGTTATTTAAAATATTTAAATACCTGTAA
- a CDS encoding glycosyltransferase WbsX family protein, with the protein MKKIKPLAFYLPQYHPVPENDEWWGKGFTEWTNVAKALPLFEGHEQPIYPADLGYYDLRLPEVREHQAEIAREYGVHGFIYYHYWFGNGKQLLERIANDVLKSGKPDFPFCFCWANETWSGIWHGLSEKILAEQVYPSEQDLIAHFEYLLPFFKDSRYIKVDNKPLFIIYDPNHLNKEAPQYIEKFRELAKQNGFDDLYIMASNKLSDDLDFKSMGYDSKISNAFHKAWNPYIQKKEHISHSQYYKNRIKGLIGIQKKEQPKVRTQDAGSVINDLQYEESNVTTYPCVLPNWDNTPRSGYRGIILTDNSPELFEQQLEKAARYLEDKKEYPEQFLMVKSWNEWAEGNILEPDRKYGFGYLNALKKILNKHNQNE; encoded by the coding sequence ATGAAAAAAATAAAACCACTTGCATTTTACCTCCCTCAATACCATCCCGTCCCGGAAAATGATGAATGGTGGGGAAAAGGTTTTACAGAATGGACGAATGTTGCCAAAGCGCTGCCTTTATTCGAAGGACATGAGCAGCCGATATATCCTGCCGATCTTGGATATTACGATCTGCGTCTTCCTGAAGTAAGAGAACATCAGGCTGAAATCGCCAGAGAATACGGAGTTCATGGATTTATCTATTATCATTATTGGTTCGGAAACGGCAAACAGTTACTGGAACGCATTGCCAATGATGTATTGAAAAGCGGAAAACCGGATTTCCCTTTTTGCTTTTGCTGGGCCAATGAAACATGGTCAGGAATATGGCACGGCTTATCTGAAAAAATATTGGCAGAACAAGTCTATCCGAGTGAACAGGATTTAATTGCTCACTTTGAATATTTGTTGCCATTTTTTAAAGACAGCAGATACATAAAGGTAGATAATAAACCCCTTTTCATTATTTATGATCCCAATCATTTGAATAAGGAAGCCCCGCAATACATTGAAAAATTCAGAGAACTAGCAAAACAAAACGGATTTGATGATTTGTACATCATGGCGTCCAATAAACTAAGCGATGATCTTGATTTCAAATCGATGGGATATGACAGTAAGATTTCCAATGCATTTCATAAAGCATGGAATCCTTACATCCAGAAAAAAGAACATATTTCCCATTCCCAATATTATAAAAACAGGATAAAGGGATTAATAGGAATCCAAAAAAAGGAACAGCCAAAAGTAAGGACCCAGGATGCCGGAAGCGTTATAAATGATCTTCAGTATGAAGAAAGCAATGTGACTACTTACCCATGCGTTTTGCCTAACTGGGACAATACTCCCAGAAGTGGTTACAGAGGAATTATTCTTACGGATAATTCTCCGGAGTTATTTGAGCAGCAACTAGAAAAAGCAGCCAGATACCTTGAAGATAAAAAAGAATATCCTGAACAGTTTCTCATGGTAAAATCATGGAATGAGTGGGCGGAAGGAAATATTCTGGAACCCGACAGAAAATATGGCTTCGGATATTTGAATGCCCTGAAAAAAATATTGAATAAACACAATCAGAATGAGTAA
- a CDS encoding glycosyltransferase WbsX family protein, giving the protein MKLRPIAIHLPQFHPFPENDEWWGKGFTEWTNVTKAKPLFENHYQPHLPSDLGFYDLRLEEARMAQELLAKQYGIYGFCYYHYWFNGKRLMNEPVDRKLKNPKEDLPFMLCWANENWTRRWDGNDQEVLIEQKYSEQDNEDHIDFLLPILMDPRYIRVNNKPIIVIYKPNILPNVQETIKCWREKAKAAGLELYICHMVFSYQKGWDQLVEGFDAAVDFEPFGIRRKSVFKKIQESKAKPQQGIAGRVKNVFAEKKTENKYNTVPYKWMGEHLKHLKDFDFKLYPSLVPGWDNTSRRGKNPTLILEDSTPEHFEKWLANIKSDFTPYSEDENFIFINAWNEWAEGNHLEPDHKFGTQYLESVKKLF; this is encoded by the coding sequence ATGAAATTAAGACCAATCGCCATCCATTTACCACAATTTCATCCGTTCCCTGAAAATGATGAATGGTGGGGAAAAGGTTTTACAGAGTGGACGAACGTCACCAAAGCAAAACCTTTATTTGAAAATCATTATCAGCCACACCTGCCCTCAGACCTTGGTTTTTACGATCTGAGACTTGAAGAGGCAAGAATGGCTCAGGAGCTGTTGGCGAAACAATACGGAATTTATGGCTTTTGTTATTACCATTACTGGTTTAATGGCAAAAGATTAATGAATGAACCGGTGGACAGGAAACTAAAAAATCCTAAAGAAGATTTACCTTTCATGTTATGCTGGGCCAATGAAAACTGGACCAGACGCTGGGATGGTAATGATCAGGAAGTATTAATAGAACAGAAATATTCTGAACAGGATAATGAAGATCATATTGATTTTTTACTTCCTATTCTGATGGATCCGAGATATATCAGAGTAAACAACAAACCCATCATTGTTATTTACAAGCCTAATATTCTTCCCAATGTACAGGAAACTATTAAATGCTGGCGGGAAAAAGCTAAGGCAGCTGGCTTAGAACTGTATATCTGTCATATGGTCTTTTCCTATCAAAAAGGTTGGGACCAGTTGGTAGAAGGCTTTGATGCAGCAGTGGACTTTGAGCCTTTCGGAATACGAAGAAAAAGTGTCTTCAAAAAAATTCAGGAAAGCAAGGCAAAACCTCAGCAGGGAATTGCAGGGCGTGTAAAAAATGTTTTCGCAGAAAAAAAAACAGAAAATAAGTATAATACCGTTCCCTACAAATGGATGGGAGAACATCTAAAACATCTTAAAGATTTTGATTTTAAACTGTACCCATCTCTTGTTCCGGGTTGGGATAATACTTCCAGAAGAGGTAAAAACCCTACTCTGATCCTTGAAGATTCTACGCCTGAACATTTTGAAAAATGGCTGGCGAACATCAAATCAGATTTCACTCCCTATTCCGAAGATGAGAATTTCATTTTTATTAATGCCTGGAATGAATGGGCAGAAGGCAACCACCTGGAACCTGATCATAAATTCGGGACACAATATCTCGAATCCGTTAAAAAACTATTTTAG
- a CDS encoding glycosyltransferase has product MTELPLVSILCLSYNQERFVVESLESFRSQKYSNIEILICDDCSKDNSVEVINNWIKNNPQLDIQFIAHSQNQGICKSLNELLNISKGKYIITIALDDLMEPDKIERHVAILENSASHEALVFSNAYIIDDNSVRFQNTFIPYFHQYLSIESGNFYKQLLDYNFLPAMSCVTKSSLIKEIGGWDENLTFEDYDMWLRLSKKYDFIYDDNKSCSYRIHSTNTHKKSDFLSSSFFDIYIKHKEEPEMKKKILKIIHDAYKADKLTEDHKKFLAELENKTLSEKLILKNVGKFTYNTLHYLQKVYHKSW; this is encoded by the coding sequence ATGACAGAATTGCCTCTGGTTTCGATTTTATGCCTTAGTTACAACCAGGAAAGGTTTGTAGTAGAATCTTTAGAAAGTTTCAGATCTCAGAAATACAGTAATATTGAAATTCTGATTTGTGACGACTGTTCTAAAGACAATTCTGTAGAAGTCATCAATAACTGGATTAAAAATAATCCTCAACTGGATATCCAGTTTATCGCACATTCTCAGAATCAAGGGATTTGTAAATCATTGAATGAACTCTTGAATATATCAAAAGGCAAATATATTATTACAATAGCTCTTGATGACCTTATGGAACCTGATAAAATAGAGAGACATGTCGCTATTCTGGAAAATTCAGCTTCTCATGAGGCACTGGTGTTTTCAAATGCGTATATCATCGATGATAACTCGGTACGTTTTCAAAATACTTTTATTCCTTATTTTCATCAATATCTGAGTATTGAATCAGGAAACTTTTATAAACAATTACTTGATTATAATTTTCTTCCTGCCATGTCCTGTGTTACAAAATCTTCTTTGATAAAAGAGATAGGAGGCTGGGATGAAAATTTAACGTTTGAAGATTATGATATGTGGCTTAGATTAAGTAAGAAATATGACTTTATCTATGATGACAACAAGTCATGCAGCTATAGAATACATTCAACAAACACCCACAAAAAAAGTGACTTTCTATCCAGCTCATTCTTTGATATATATATCAAACACAAAGAGGAGCCTGAAATGAAAAAGAAAATTCTCAAAATTATTCATGATGCTTATAAAGCAGATAAATTAACGGAAGACCATAAAAAATTCCTTGCAGAACTTGAGAATAAAACACTTTCTGAAAAACTAATTTTGAAGAATGTAGGAAAGTTTACATATAATACATTACATTACCTTCAAAAAGTTTATCATAAAAGCTGGTAA
- a CDS encoding DegT/DnrJ/EryC1/StrS family aminotransferase: MIKFLDLQKINLLHQEEVEAKLSQVFRSGWYLMGQELSNFQENLSQYIGAQYAIGVANGLDALRLILRAYIELGIMSPGDEIIVPSNTYIASILAISDNGLIPVLVEPDINNYNIDIAKIKEKITSKTKGILIVHLYGRIVFSEELQKLAQIHNLKIIEDNAQTIGAEWNGKKSGNLADAAGFSFYPGKNLGALGDAGAVTTNDEKLAAAIKALANYGSNQKYVNIYQGLNSRLDEIQAAVLDIKLKYIDSENDFRRQIAKRYISEIKNPAIILPEYPENEKEHVWHLFVIRTENRNALQTYLTENGIQTLIHYPIPPHKQEAYKEWNGLSFPISEKIHEEVLSLPISPVMTEEEVEKVIAIVNRF, from the coding sequence ATGATAAAATTCTTAGATCTTCAAAAAATAAATTTACTCCACCAGGAAGAAGTTGAAGCAAAACTTTCCCAGGTTTTCCGTTCCGGATGGTATCTAATGGGACAGGAACTTTCAAATTTTCAAGAAAACCTTTCTCAATATATCGGGGCCCAGTATGCTATTGGAGTAGCCAATGGTCTGGATGCATTGCGTCTTATATTACGTGCCTATATAGAACTAGGTATAATGAGCCCAGGTGATGAAATCATTGTTCCTTCCAACACCTATATTGCTTCTATTCTTGCCATTTCAGATAACGGACTGATTCCTGTACTTGTAGAACCGGATATTAATAATTACAATATTGACATTGCAAAAATTAAAGAAAAAATCACTTCAAAAACAAAAGGAATTCTGATTGTCCATCTGTACGGAAGAATAGTCTTTTCAGAAGAATTACAGAAGTTGGCTCAAATCCACAATCTGAAGATCATTGAAGATAATGCTCAAACCATTGGTGCAGAATGGAATGGCAAAAAATCTGGAAACCTGGCAGATGCTGCGGGATTCAGTTTTTATCCCGGGAAGAACCTTGGTGCTCTTGGAGATGCAGGAGCTGTTACCACCAACGATGAAAAACTTGCAGCGGCCATAAAAGCTTTAGCCAATTACGGTTCAAATCAAAAATATGTAAATATATATCAGGGGCTTAATTCAAGATTAGATGAAATTCAGGCCGCTGTTTTAGACATAAAACTAAAATATATAGATTCAGAAAATGACTTCAGAAGGCAAATTGCAAAACGTTACATTTCTGAGATTAAAAACCCTGCAATAATACTTCCGGAATATCCAGAAAATGAGAAAGAGCACGTTTGGCATTTATTTGTCATCAGAACAGAAAACCGTAATGCACTTCAAACGTATTTAACTGAAAATGGTATTCAGACACTGATACATTATCCTATCCCACCCCATAAACAGGAAGCGTATAAGGAATGGAATGGACTGTCTTTCCCAATCAGTGAAAAAATCCATGAAGAAGTATTAAGTTTACCGATCTCTCCTGTGATGACGGAAGAAGAGGTTGAAAAAGTAATAGCAATTGTAAACAGATTTTAA
- a CDS encoding glycosyltransferase yields the protein MMTKKLSLILLSYYSEKRIVSVYENIKELLDRNNIPFEFIIMDDGSLDNSYKVALELEKKETNVRAYQLSRNYTSHYSIFAGLSLAEGACALPIVDDEQQPYDTIVEMYNIWLQGEKIIIPHRITRDDNWKSKVFSETYYKIMNNLTEVKFPKGGADLFLIDREIIDILNKRIHPRNTSTVAEILRLGFNPYHFGYKRPLGINQKSRWTLKKKLTLAKDTFFSSSSFPIKFIFNLGLWVSLISFLLILFYIYIKIFGSPFFNDIQPKGWTSIILFISFFGGLILFSLGIIAEYIWRIFEEVKDRPGYIIKEKNDIEKQ from the coding sequence ATGATGACTAAAAAACTATCTCTGATTCTTCTTTCTTATTACAGCGAAAAACGCATTGTAAGCGTGTACGAAAATATAAAAGAATTATTAGATCGAAATAATATTCCCTTTGAGTTTATTATCATGGATGATGGATCTCTGGACAACTCATACAAAGTAGCATTAGAGCTGGAAAAAAAAGAGACTAACGTAAGAGCCTATCAACTTAGCAGAAACTACACCAGCCATTATTCTATTTTTGCAGGACTTTCTCTGGCTGAAGGAGCCTGTGCATTGCCCATCGTAGATGATGAACAGCAACCATATGATACGATTGTAGAAATGTACAACATCTGGCTGCAGGGAGAAAAAATCATCATTCCTCATAGAATAACGCGTGATGACAATTGGAAAAGCAAAGTTTTTTCGGAAACGTACTACAAAATCATGAACAATCTTACGGAAGTAAAATTTCCTAAAGGCGGTGCCGATCTTTTCCTCATTGATCGGGAAATAATTGATATCCTTAACAAAAGAATACACCCCAGAAATACATCAACTGTTGCGGAAATCTTGAGATTGGGATTTAACCCTTATCATTTTGGGTATAAAAGACCCCTCGGTATCAATCAAAAATCCAGATGGACGCTAAAAAAGAAGCTAACGCTGGCAAAGGATACCTTTTTTTCTTCCTCTTCATTTCCTATAAAATTCATATTTAATCTTGGCCTTTGGGTTTCCTTAATTTCGTTTCTGCTTATTCTGTTCTATATTTATATTAAAATTTTCGGCAGTCCTTTTTTTAATGATATACAGCCCAAAGGATGGACGAGTATCATATTGTTTATCTCTTTTTTTGGAGGACTTATCCTGTTTTCTCTTGGTATTATAGCAGAATATATCTGGCGAATTTTCGAAGAAGTTAAAGATCGTCCCGGTTATATTATTAAAGAAAAAAATGATATTGAGAAACAATAA
- a CDS encoding acyltransferase, translating to MKNNIHPLSDVQTEHIGENTMVWQYCVILKNAEIGNNCNINFNVFIENDVKIGDNVTIKPGVQIWDGVTLEDNVFIGPNVTFTNDLIPRSKQYPLEFSKTLVKKGASIGANSTIIAGNIIGENALIGAGSVITKDVPANTVWYGNPAKHKGYITATGLIINLEMKDEAGNEYFFENAQLIKRS from the coding sequence ATGAAAAATAATATTCATCCCTTGTCTGATGTTCAAACCGAGCACATAGGTGAAAACACTATGGTTTGGCAATACTGTGTCATTTTAAAGAATGCAGAAATCGGGAATAACTGTAACATCAACTTTAATGTATTTATAGAGAACGATGTGAAAATCGGAGATAATGTAACCATTAAACCGGGAGTTCAGATTTGGGATGGGGTGACTCTTGAGGATAATGTATTTATCGGTCCGAATGTTACTTTCACAAATGATCTTATTCCCCGCTCGAAGCAATATCCGCTGGAATTCAGTAAAACTTTAGTAAAAAAAGGAGCTTCCATAGGTGCTAACTCTACAATTATTGCAGGCAATATTATTGGTGAGAATGCCTTAATTGGTGCTGGAAGTGTTATTACGAAAGATGTCCCTGCCAACACGGTATGGTACGGCAATCCTGCTAAACATAAGGGTTATATTACTGCAACAGGTTTAATCATAAACCTTGAAATGAAAGATGAAGCTGGCAACGAATATTTTTTTGAAAATGCACAGTTAATAAAACGATCATAA
- a CDS encoding sugar 3,4-ketoisomerase, whose amino-acid sequence MKNSVSVFDCNVIDLGKVSFEEGNLTVVENNSSFPFNVKRVFYLYDIAGGESRGAHSHQECHQFLIAASGSFEVSLDDGKFKRQVFLNRPNIGLHIPPGIWASEINFSSGAICLVLASHTYNENDYIRDYATYLKMQNEK is encoded by the coding sequence ATGAAAAATAGTGTTTCAGTATTTGATTGTAATGTCATTGATTTAGGTAAAGTCAGTTTTGAGGAAGGAAACCTCACTGTAGTTGAAAACAATTCTTCATTTCCTTTTAATGTAAAAAGAGTTTTCTACTTATATGACATTGCCGGAGGAGAAAGCAGAGGTGCCCATTCTCATCAAGAATGCCATCAGTTTCTGATTGCAGCAAGCGGTAGTTTTGAAGTTTCATTAGATGACGGAAAATTCAAAAGACAGGTTTTCTTGAACCGTCCCAATATCGGACTTCATATTCCTCCGGGAATCTGGGCTTCGGAGATTAATTTTTCTTCAGGTGCTATTTGTCTGGTACTGGCATCTCATACCTATAACGAAAATGACTACATAAGAGATTATGCTACTTATTTAAAAATGCAAAATGAAAAATAA
- a CDS encoding sugar 3,4-ketoisomerase, with the protein MIPKIIELPKIYDKRGNLSFFENPNQLPFPIERTYWIYDVPGGEVRGSHAFKQQQEFIIALSGSFDVVIHNGKEEQRFSLNRSYYGLYIPKMFWRRLENFSTNSLALIVSDKTYNEDDYIRDFEEFKILADEK; encoded by the coding sequence ATGATTCCCAAAATAATAGAACTTCCGAAAATATATGACAAAAGGGGAAATTTATCTTTTTTTGAAAACCCCAATCAATTGCCTTTTCCAATAGAAAGAACCTATTGGATATATGATGTACCCGGAGGTGAAGTGAGAGGCAGCCATGCTTTCAAGCAACAGCAAGAATTTATCATTGCTCTTTCCGGAAGCTTTGATGTGGTTATACACAATGGAAAAGAAGAACAAAGATTTTCCCTAAACAGATCATATTATGGATTATACATTCCTAAAATGTTCTGGCGCAGACTGGAAAACTTTTCAACCAATTCATTAGCATTGATTGTTTCTGACAAAACATATAATGAAGACGATTATATAAGAGATTTTGAAGAATTTAAAATATTGGCCGATGAAAAATAG